Sequence from the Asterias amurensis chromosome 14, ASM3211899v1 genome:
GCGTGAACAATTCATGAAAGACATAAGAAAGGTACTAAAAGCAAACAGGTTGGACTCATCAGTTTGGGGGATGAGTATAGTAGGAAGGTGTACTATTCACGATTTCTATTTACCCAATCAATATTTTCCCAGTGTGTTTTCCCACGCAGTCAATATTTTTCTTTGCAAGAGCCATTTTTCAGAGGGAGTAAATTACTTTTTTATCcatatcaaaataataacaagtaaTATCGCTTGTGGCTGAAGTTGATTGGCCAATAAAGTATCTTACAAACAATTGTGGCTTCTGAATGGTTGGACCAACGCTGGTGTTCATGTTTATTCATAATTCGTTGTTGgtgatagccaatcaaagtgtgCGCTTTTTAGCAGACGACATCAGAAGCGAGCTTGGTTGCGAAACAGAAATATGAGATATTACAACTCGTCTGCGATGCAACCGTTTAGGTCGACTTTGTCTCTCTGAGAAGAATATTATTCGTACTCGGGGGGAGCTGTATCAAATTACGTATCGTATTAAGTAATCTTGTGTTTATCCACGCCAAATTGTTCATAGTTTAAAGAACACTATTCACAACATTTTGTCAGACCGACAGATTAAGATGTTGACTCCAAACTGTAACGCATCACAACTTGTTTGAAGATTTATTCACCCAGTTTGTTATTTTCCTTCGTAACCTCTTCAGGAGAATTTATCCCAACTAGGAAGCGATGTGAAAGCCTAACAACTGAACAGCAAACCATTATTGAATTTGATACATTCACAAGATTGATATTAAAGTCAACACTGTTTACACTTTGATGATGCGAAAGAAGTAACCATCGGAAACATCAACCAAAGAAACACTTCTGTGTGTAAATTTCAACGACGGAGCAGTTCATATCCGAACTGCAACCGGCACAGTATACTCGCACGTTAACGTGTAGAGACATTTCCTCTAGGCGCCAAAATGTATTTTGTGTTCTTCATATCGTTCACTGCCTTGCTAGAAAGCTGTTGTTTTGGAGAAGTTGCATCTCAAGATCAGCAATGTTCTACTTTTATGAGTGACGACTCATCATGTCCGGAGTCTTGGCATTACTGGGGAATCTCATGCTACAGGGTCACGGAGAAGACATTTACCTGGGCGGATGCTAAAGACGAGTGTAGAAACCTGGGTGGTGTTCTGGGTGTACCAAGCTCTGATCAAGAAAACGAGTTTATAGCGCAATTGATTCCATCTAGTAAGGGAGTATGGCTCGATTGTAATGATCTCGAGGTCGAGGGGAAATGGAAGTGCAGAGAGGGTAACGTAGAGGTCGCTTACAGAAACTGGTACTTTACTGAACCGAATAATGTGAAAGACGATGAAGATTGTGCAGCCCTGAATAACGGGTACGATGAGAAGCGCCAATGGCATGATTTGAGTTGCAGCAGCAGCACAGAAAGAgctctttgcaaaatggctGGTAGACCAGTTCTTCACGTGTGACAATTTGATCATCGAAGCTTCGAGTCGATatagttttaaaacattattcataaataccccagacagtttctctactcctattggtggagagcgcgtcacgtgggggtgtttaaacggttgataatgaccaatgTTTATATTCGATTATCACACGGAacgcaatggacccttcccgtgAAATAATTTTATGCTATTAGTAACATcgcgtaatctacttctaagcgcgcgcgtaatctatttcttaGCTGCGTTCAACCTTTGTCGAAGTATTTACGGTTAGTTTGGTTTGCCCCTCTACGTTACTCATTGGTATCGAAACACGAAACAACTTTACGATATCTCGGGATTCACAATATGGGGCGCCACCATGAGTTTCTAAATGGAAGAGAGGAGGCCGACCGGTGACATCGACTCTTTGAATATTGGAAATGACTCATTTGGGTTTTGAGTCGAGATggaaatgaacaataaaacatttcattTGTCCACCGACCAGTGGATACAATCGATGAACTAAGGCATAGTTTCCGTGCACGGTCACAATAGTTACAATAACATCTGACGGCCACGATTGATAATGAAGAGAATTAACGCGTTCCGTATCTCAGCCTGTATGAAAACCGATTGACTTGTTTGTACATTATTGCCAACACGTCACTTCAAAGATTTATACCGGAACTTCTGTGGCTGCCCCGATTACGCGATGGCAGACGTCACTGCTGAGAAATTGGTACAATAGACTTATTTTTGGAGTAACCTTTGTCGTATCTTGCAGATTTTAATACCAATATGAAGCGACATGACTTTAATTAGCTTCATAGTTTGTATCGATGGAAAGAGTTGACTAAGGCGTTACCCTGACAACATATCATGTTTGTCGGTCCCTTGCCTTTGTTGATGGATTGCAGATTTGTCTTACCCGTGGAGCTGGTCATTTTTTGGAGGCTAAATTTGTAAAGactggtattttgttttcaatccaGAAAGAATACAAAACACGTACCGTCTGTGGCTAAGCTGATTTTACCATATGCCATTGCGAAAACTAGTGGCGTGTGAATGGTTAGACGACAGTTTGTgttcatgtttattcatgatGCATTGTTGGAGTAAGCCAATCAAAGTGTGCGCATTTTTAGCAGGCGAAAGCAGAATTTGACGAGCTTGATTGCGAAACACAAAAGAGAGATTACACGATGCAACCGTTTGGGTCGACTTTGTCTCTCTGAGAAGAACATCGCTTGTACTTAAGGAGAGCTATATACCGGCAATGTTATCTCATTGTCGATTTATCTCCATCAGCGAGTCTTGTACATCTGTCttgtattcattttgacgtcaaTCATGAAAAccttaattttgttattcgCAGTTGCCTTTTATTTCGTTGTATCGAGCTGCAATGAAGGTTTTATCTGCCCCTCTGAGTGGGTGTTATTTAGCGAGTCATGCTACAAGTCAGTGATGGAGAGAATGACTTTTGATAACGCAGTCGACACCTGTACCGCTCTGAGCAGCCGTGTGGCATTCCCTATGTCATTCACAGAGCACCAGTATATATTGGACATGGTAAGTTACGTCGGAGGAGGTGAATTCTGGGTTGGCTGCACTGATAGGGAGGAAGAAGGAAAGTGGGTGGAGCCTGGTGAGGGAGGCGAAGAATGTAGTTTCGTCTACTGGAGATCAGACGAACCCAACAATTTAGGAGGAGAAGATTGTGCCGTGATGGATCCTAACTCCTATGGTCGTTGGGTGGATGTTTCGTGTACCTGGCTGAGGTACGTGCTCTGTCAGCGCCCCGCCGTCGCTCCATCCCCAACCACCCCGCAAATCAGCCTGCACTGCCTGCAAGCAGACACCAACGGCCGCTTCGCATCCAACTGCCTGACCGGTCACGTCATCAAGGAGTTACCGATCAAGGGCGTGGTCGCGTGTGGCTCAGCGTGCCGGGATGATCCTCGATGCCGCTCCTTCAATGTACGACTTGGACGCAGCAGCAAAGAGAAGATCTGCCAGCTCAATAACGTCACTCGTGAAGAAGCTGATAAAGCAGATATTGAGGTGGATAACTCTTGTTACTATTTCAACAACTGACATTTAATACGAAAATAACAGACCGAAAGAGAACAAATCGATTTGACTGCAAAGTTAGTTGAGAACGGATTGCTCTATCGATCTTAATCTTACCATCGATATGATTTTTGATCAGATATCGATGGCGACTTTCGGTAAGTTGCACTTTTGGAGTATATGAGCATTTTGCTTTAACTTAGCCCGGCAGCAACGAATCAACGTATGCTTCATTTTAATGACATCACGTCGCCtataaacaatttttgaaactATGACTTTTGGGGTTTTCCCTTTCACGAACCAcataataattcaaaagtaggaTTCGGAACTTTgcttggtggaaatacgatatagtaaggtttgtgcagtagcaccatgtagGACCTAATGACCtcgagttggggtggttctgaaaagaaccgttggttttcaactcgacgtttcaatcagtatggtctgatcgtcttctggagaaagctgtcTCCAGCTGGCTTTCTCGAGCAAACTGATTGGTAGAGTCTTTTtcgttataaaataaatatctgATTTTGTGAAGCTTGTAATTTGCAACACTTGTGATGAAAAAATGCAGTAGACACTAGTGCAACATCTGTTGCTTTTATTACATTTCTATGTGTGTTTTCAGTGAAATTTAAATGTGAACGCCGgttaatgcaaaaaaatagctTTATAAAGGTTTTGTAGTAGGCAGTAATAACACCAAACCAATGAAGCTGAAATTGTCACAACAATTGCAGTAACTTTGATGCttcgcttaaagccattggaccctttcggttcaaaaaaaaaaaaaaaagttcacagatttacaaataacttacagggtttacagaaggcaatggtgaaagacttctcttgaaatattattccatgaaatgctttactttttgagaaaacagcaaaacaatataaattctcgttaacgagaattacggatttattttaaacacatgtcatgacacggcgaaacgcgcggaaacaagggtgggtttttccgttgttatctcccgactccgatgaccgattgagcctaaattttcacaggtttgttattttatatagaagttgtggtacacagagtgtgggccttggacaacactgtttaccaaaagggtccaatggctttaaattatcCCGTGTTTAATTACACTACGTGCTTTTTTCCATTCCTGCAGTCCAGTAAGCATTGAGGTCATTTTGTCAATTGCTTCAACTTTGTCCAGTATTTAAGGCGGAAATCTGAAGAAAAATTACTGGTAATAATATGAACCATTGAGTCAAGAATAGTAAAGTTGAAACcatgaatgtttttaaataaaaaaccaacaacatacTTTTTTTGCACACTTTAACCGACTTCAGAAACGGTAGTGTGTATCGTGGGTAATTAAAGAGAAAACTGTCAGTTATTGATGGGCCAATCCTTTGTCTCATGGTATTAAAGAGATGCTATAAATGAATTTGTATTCTGCAACTCCCGTAAGTACAACTTGTCATTGTAGTAATGCTGTGTAGTAAaggtattttattgttttgaaataaatggCTAAAGCGTCCAATAcatttaaccatttagccactgtaccgcccagccgcctatagcgatacactgtatgcggtacgaggaaacctcgctagcttgtgtttgtagaaaaaaaaaggaacatcaaaagaaaactcgatagtcattagtaggtctacgcatttgttaatatatctagttgttacatatcgttattaattctcccttcacagttgacttgtcgaagctaatgatgaaataatttagctcttacgaaaaaaaacgctcattagtaaacaggaaattgttcatcattcatgatgatattgtcaaaaattaacgccttcgcatttaaccagtatgagcattgagccagacaaaagccttgaaaagccattgtgtccattttatccgtgcacaaaaatattcgccataaaagttaccatagccgtttaacgagaggcatttattgttcccatgagaacttgtacttttatacaaatattaccgaaagggtaaaaaattgtgcatacacattaagccatggctatattttaaaatttgaactacgattccagtaatttactgcaataatcttgagaaattggatttcagcaaactcgggcggtgcagggactaaagggatAAATTGACAATTACTTTGTATTCATTGCTGGTGGTGCAAGGAAGTGTATTATGTCTTGGCGGTGTTTGGTTGGCTGCTGATGAGTAAAAATGAAGGGCCTTCCAAGCGGCGGAAGGGTGGGGTCCGGTGTGGCGGTCTCCCCGCTCTGGCATGCTCAGAGCTCCAGCATACCAAGTACGGTAGTATTACGTCATGCCGTGCCTGCGCACACCAAGCGAAAAGTAGTCGATTTTAGTGCCGTGCCGAGTGCTCTACTCGTAGCTGTCTTGGCGGCGCCCATAAGTAAATCGTGTGGTGATGAACGAGTGGAGCGGCTGCGACAGTATTGTGAAAAAAGTAATCATGTAATAAAGTATTTAACGAGTGGGTGCTACGCAGAAGGTTTTTCTGAAAACCAGAAAATGGTTTTAGGTTGCTTCGCCCGTCGAAAAAGCACTCGTACGGTAACACAACAGGTCTCGAAGATTTAATCGCGGTGCGCGCGGTAGGGGAAGTTATCGTACACTCGGCAGAGCACCGGAGACGTGAGCCCGCAACGCCAGCATGGTACATCATCCCGGAGAGCTAGGCACGCCAGAGCTCTGAGACCGTGATTACTGCGTGCCAAAATGCCCTGTGACGTCGCCCAGAGCTCTGAGCATGCCGGAGCGGGGAGACCGCCACACCGGTGTGGCGGTCTCCCTGCTCCGGGGCTGTACCAGTAAATTtcccaatcaatcaatcggGACCTtccttgaaaattaaaaagtaaacttaaATGAGCTTGTAAACCTCGTTCGCACTCATAAAACAGATGGGATTTGTAGAGCTAAATTATCAGAAACATTGTTTAACAAATCAAATACTTGTCGATGTATCTTCCCATGAACACCTTAAAAAAGGATCAAAATTTTTAAGCTCCTCCCCATCCAGGCAAGTTGTTATGAAACATTAAAGTCTGCAATCATTAAAAATAtatctgatcgtcttctggagaaagctgtcTCCAGCTGGCTTTCTTGAGCAAACTGATTGGTAGAGTCTTTTtcgttataaaataaatatctgATTTTGTGAAGCTTGTAATTTGCAACACTTGTGATGAAAACAATGCAGTAGACACTAGGTGCAACATCTGTTGCTTTAATTACATTTCTATGTGTGTTTTCAGTGAAATTTAAATGTGAACGCCGgtttatgcaaaaaaatagcTTTATAAAGGTTTTGTAGTAGGCAGTAATAACACCAAACCTATGAAGCTGAAATTGTCACAACAATTGCAGTAACTTTGATTCTTCGCTTAAATTATCCCGTGTTTAATTACACTACGTGCTTGTTTCCATTCCTGCAGTCCAGTAAGCATTGAGGTCATTTTGTCAATTGCTTCAACTTTGTCCAGTATTTAAGGCGGAAATCTGTAGAAAAATTACTGGTAATATTATGAACCATTGAGTCAAGAATAGTAAAGTTGAAACcatgaatgtttttaaataaaaaaaaaacagcatacTTTTTCGTACACTTTAACCGACTTCAGAAATTGTTGCATCGTGTGGGTAACTAAAGAGAAAACTGTGAGTTATTGTTGGGCCAATCCTTTGTCTCATGGTAAGAGATGCTATAAATGAATTTGTATTCTGCAACTCCCGTAAGTACAACTTGCCATGTTTGTGATGCTGTGGTATCTTGTCTCAAATTGTAGTAATGCTGTGTGTAAAGGTagttaattgtttcaaaataaatggcTATAGCGTCCCATACAAAGAGATCAGTGCTCTTGTTTgacttttaagttttttttggttttttttaccttattttacatttatttttgacaattactttgTTTTCATTACAGGTATTTTTCTATTTAAAAAGCAAACAAGGTTTCATGCAAATGGTTTTGCTGAAATGGAATATCACTTAATATCCATTCTGCAGGTGGCGCAGGGAAGTTTCTTATATCTTGGTGGGGTCTGGTTGGCTGCTGGCTATTAAAAGGGGGAAGGGCCTTCCAAGTGGCGGTAGGGTGGGTCCGGGCTGTAACAGTAAATTTCCCAATCTGTCAATCGTGACCTTCCTGATAACGagtaaacttaaaggaacacgttgccttggatcggacgagttggtcaaaacaaaagcatttgtaaccgtattttataaaatgcatatggttggaaagatgttttaaaagtagaatacaatgatccacacaagtttgcctcgaaattgcgtggttttccttctactgtgcgaactaacatggtcggccatttatgggagtcaaaattttgacccccataaatggccgacgtgttagtcgacaaggtaaaaggaaaaccacgcaatttcgaggcatgtttgtgtggatcattgtattctacttttacaacatctttctacccatatgcattttttaaaaaacggttacaaacgcttttcaaagaccaactcgaccgatccaaggcaacgtgttcctttaaatgagcTCGTAAACCTCGTTCGCACTCATGAAACTGCTGTGATTTTGGATGTTGTTACGTTCAAAGTAGAGCTCAATATGTGAAACATTGTATAAAGGATCAAATACTTGTCCAGCATGTATCTTCACATGGACACCTAAAAAACCTACTTGAACGAAAACCGCAAGTGTACAAATATCAATATCACATTAAACAACAGaacacattataaacaagttgtaAAAGAGTACCCGTTAAAAAAATCGCTCAAGCTGTTTTAAAAGGGTAAAAATGTTTAAGCTCCTCCCCAGGCAAGTTATTATGGAacattgggtcgtatgaatacAAACTAGTATTTGCTAGTAATTGTCAGTATTTACTACTTTTAATTCATACgacccattaaaaaaaaaaaaaaagttaacagatttacatagaatttacagggtttacagaaggtaatggtg
This genomic interval carries:
- the LOC139947380 gene encoding C-type lectin domain family 4 member E-like, producing MYFVFFISFTALLESCCFGEVASQDQQCSTFMSDDSSCPESWHYWGISCYRVTEKTFTWADAKDECRNLGGVLGVPSSDQENEFIAQLIPSSKGVWLDCNDLEVEGKWKCREGNVEVAYRNWYFTEPNNVKDDEDCAALNNGYDEKRQWHDLSCSSSTERALCKMAGRPVLHV